DNA sequence from the Salmo trutta chromosome 28, fSalTru1.1, whole genome shotgun sequence genome:
CCGGTATACCTTGTCATCTTTGAAAAGCCAAAGATAGTATTGGCTATGGTATCCACCGTTTGAAGGCCATGGTGTCAGCGGAGAAGAACAGACTCTGCCAACCTCACACTAGGGCCCACTGTATGTCTGCAATTGAAGATAAAGATATACCTCGTTAGTTAGCCCTTAAATAAACACATGACATGTTGAACAAAAGGAATCTTTCAATTCTGATCGCTACAGTAACCCACACAAACATAGAAGGGAATGCATATTTGGATATGCCTAGTTGTATTTCAATTGAGTCGGTGGCGAATTATCAAATAGCTAGCTGGATGTTGAAATGAGAAGGGGAAACCCAGCATTTGTAACCTGATAATAAATAGCTAAATGCACACTATACTCATCTAATATATTACAGGAGAAAGCGACACGCAAAGTAGCGAAATCACATGCACAACGAAGAAGGTCCCATATCCAACGTTGGGCTAGCCTTATCccaactagctagccaactaacgtAAACTAGCCAATGTTGCAGTCTGATGTTTCGTGACAGCTTGATAGACACAGTGCGAAATAGCAGCATTTTAATAATGAGAACTTGGAAAATTTGTGTTTTATAACTAGTCATGCATGCTAGCTAGATAACGAACAATTGAGCGAATTGCATTCAACCGTTCTGTCCTAAAACAAGCTCGAAGTTTTTGGAGTCTTCTCCAGTAAGCTCGCGGGAGAACACATAGTTAGCTGGCTTGGTAACGCTAAACTATTTCGGATGTTAACCTTATCTAGACAGCCAATACGATGATCAATCTTTCAATGCAGTCTTTTCGCCACCAATCAAACCTCCGTCTGTCTATTAGATAGCTACATCTGCCCATCGGGTTAAAAACAAAGGGCAATAATGCTTCATTTTACTGCGCCTATGATCTTGGGGCGAAGCTAGCTCGCTAGCATTGACAGACATTTACTTGATTCTGTAGTGTCCCAAGACCCACCGATGTCCGATCGTGTCGTCAAATTATTCAGTTCTTATCTCCAGACACTGTTCGATCAGGTCGGTGTATGTTAAGCAAAAAGTTAGCGTAGCTGATGCACCTTTTAATCCCTATTTCACGGTTTCAATTTTTTTCTTGCAGATTCCGTGCAAAAAAAAATAATGGAGTTTTCTAAGGAGCATGCGCACTTGGGATGCGAGAGACTATTGTACCCACAATGCAATGGGACCTTTGTAGTGGTAGCCAAAGATTGTGTactatattgacaagatagtcaagtAACctctctaacaatggaaatacacgtcctcaaagatggaaggcaggcgggaggaAGCGACATCGGGTGGAAGCATtccagccaatgagagggcagatacacgTGTGAACAACAAGCCATGGAGATAGATAGAGCCGGTGTTTGCCAAACTTTTTTGCTTCGTGACCCACCAATGGAGGTGTCTTTTGTGTCCTCACCCACCATATGGGTTGGGCGGTGAAAAAACATACACAGACCatacaataagtaaaaaaatacaacCTTGGCagcagagagaaaatgttgccgttttaaagctataatttcctgcaaatctacacattttgtaacggagttgaaataaaatgttgccgttttaaagcacatttttcatttttcatttttttgccaTATGGCTAATGCTATGTTCTTATTATAACAACATCAATGGGGGCCTGATTGTCTAGTTTTTGTTTTGATGATTGTAAGTATTTAAAGATTCTAGGCTATTTCTATTTGGTTTTAGTTGTTGAAGTTTACACTGAAAGCGTTTTTACATCCCTAAAATGTTCGTTTTTTTATTACCAAAAATGTAATCCCACGACCCACCTGGACCCCTGCCGCAACCCACAAGTGAGTCCCGACCCACCGTTTGGGAACTActgagatagaggactcatctttgtatctgtacTATTATAGTGTCTGAgacagcatgggcagtgccaaTGCCATCTCCatttaaagtagtacattttcttcttccTCATTGACTGATTGCTCCAAACTCATAGGaattcccacccagttgactactttaaaatggtggaagccctcagtGGCAATGTCCATGCTCAAACAGGTTAGATgcatgatgagtcctctatctatctctaaaacaataaacacaactcaatattaggtcgTTTTTTCAAAGTATGTCGAAATGCCACGTGCGTCCACTTATATCGGTGCATTGTAACAACCTAAACATTACGAAAcgtttatttgatcaaataagccaCACGTAGCAAATtaccaattacatttttttgtggaccaaattcgacactctcgtTGACCACCATAATATAAcggacagattttgggcggagtaCAACCTCTTGCTTCGCGCTATCTCTCTGTGGTAGCCGACGCAAAAAATACAATAAACTAGCCAGTTTGTTGTTCAACTGTGCTGGGGCCAAAAATAGGCCTTTGTAAAATCTCATGTTTTCATCTATGGATTAGCTACCTCTGGCTACTCCCATATCAGTCTTCAACAATATGAATACATTTTCTCATTCTATTATTTTGATCCTCTCTTACATAAAAACTACACACTTTTTCTTTCTGTTTTAGAATTTCTTTCCTATTCAATAAGGATTTTAACTGTTAAAGGTTTTATATGGGATAGTGTAAGGTGGTGTTCACCGTGTATTGAAAATGCGAGAAACTACAGCAATTCTGATGATGCCTGCAGTTTGTACAGTAAGCCAACAGTAGGCCGTGTGTCTTGGCCTGCCCTCTCAGCGGGGTCTGATTTCCCCTCGTCATCGGCGCCCTGAAAGTTACCCAGCTGTCTCCCTCACTCACAATGACACCTGCCCTCACAGTCCCTTACCCACGCACCCCtctgctctaaccactaaccaTTGGATCACTGCTAGGAAATGACATGCATAAAGAATAGCTCAAAAGGGAAGTACCAATCAAGAGTTGGAAGGGTTTCGGGGGTCTCCAGTGTGACAGGTTGCTCATCACACACGAAAAGAACATCTCTGAATCCAAACTGGTGAAGAAAGCCTTTGCCATTCATCCACATACCAGATTCAATTTCTTCATTGACTGGACTAGCAACCAGTGGGACCAAGTATGTCTCAATTTCAACTATATTGCATTTCTCTGTTTTTAGTGTGTGGTCTGTTCAGTTTTTTTTCTAACTAGACATCATATATTTAATTGTTCAGTCAGCTTTTAGTTAGATAGCAAATTGTTTAAGTTTTCATTGAGaattgactgaaatgtaaaatattCAAGAAGACTTCTGGTCTTATGTCGTTGTACTTTTCCCCAGAACTTCTCAGCTCATGCCCAAATTTAGCTATGATGAGATTGAGTTACCCTTCCCCAAAATAGTAAAGTGGATGAGtgtatcttttttttggggggggggggtgtatgtgtaTGTCcatgtatgcttgtgtgtgtgggtaaATCATCCTGCCCATACCTAGCTGTTCTGTTAATCATTTTAAAACTCCCACAGAGTACACCAAAGTAGTCAAGTGTTCCATTCAAATGGTTCTCAGATTGAAGGTGATATTGAAAGCCAGTGTTTCTGTTCTCTAAACTGTCTTATGTCTCAGGTGCATAGCACTGCAGGACGAGTGTGAGAGCGTGAGAGCACCATGGCCCAATATGACCAGTGAGTCTATTCTCATGTTGCTGAACTCAATACACTCTATATACAGAATTTGGATAGTCCTTTTTAACAGTTACCCCTGGTTCTAAATAACACAATATGGCAAAGCTTTAGGAACTATATTATTCATTGCAATAATCATGTTAAACTTGGTCAAATTTGAAAGCTCAGCCACCATAACAATTCTACTGCAATGTTCACTCTCAAATACATTTCGGATGTCCTTGTTGCTCGACGTTGCTTAatgttctctgtttgtttgtctgcGTTAGACTGGAAGATAAACATTCTGTGGATATCCACGACAACCCCACCACCCCTGACAATATTGTAAAAGAGGAAGACAATACTGTGAGTAGCACGTCAATCTGCCACTGTTGGTAACACCATCCCCCAAACAGATTCAAATAGCAGCCAACTAGGACGCTCATTTGTTTAATATATGTGAGGGTTTCCGGTCCCCTATTTCTATTCTGTAGTTAGGTGACACTATGGGCTAAACCTAGAGCTTTTTTTCTCCCCATTGACCACATACTCGCCAGAagtaaaataatatttaaaatgcTTGTTAAATGAAAAGCTACTTTTACTTTACCGATTTACTTAACTGATGCAAAAACATTTGCACGTTGTAGAGAACGACCATGTGGACTTGTCAATGATAGGAAAGTATTATTTCGACTAGACTGATTCTTACCTATGCAAACAGTCGTCACTAGGGAGAAGGACGGAAAAGCTGTCTACCACTAATAGTATTGAGACACAGCCACTCTCTCTGCAGGTATACTTCGTTtacgaggaggaggtggaagtaGAGGAGAAGGAGCCCGAGCCGGAGCCCGTTGTTATATTGGTGAATGACAAACCACACAAGTTCAAAGACCACTACTGCAAGACGCCCAAGTTCTGTGACGTCTGTGCTCGTATGATAGTCCGTAAGTTTAAAACTGACCAGGAGTCGCTCTTGTATTGATTCATGTCACATGGAAAGCTTAATCAAACCGACTAGCTTCTTACTGTACATATTTTCAACCTTGCAGTCAACAACAAGTTTGCTCTAACGTGCAAAAACTGCAAGACCAACATCCACCACTCGTGCCAGTCCTACGTTGAGTATCAGAAGTGCTTTGGCAAAATTGTAAGACGTTTTCTATTCATAATTTAGGCCATGATCTGTATAAAGTCGGATCGTGATCAAGTTCATGTTATGTGTGGTTGCCAGAATCACATCAATTCCTCTACATATTCATATTGCTGTCTGTCCTATAGCCCCCAGGTTTCAGACGAGCATACAGTTCCCCTCTATACAGTAGTGACCAGACAGATGCAGGTAAGACAATAACCATCTCAACAAGCTAAGGGTTCAACTTGTGTTCAACATACTTTGAACTGTGTGTTCCCTCTGCTGCATTCTCCTGTCCAGCCCACTCCAACCGTAACGACCCTGTGTTTGACACCCTGCGGGTTGGGGTTGTCATGGCAAACAAGGAGCGCAAGAAGGGGTCTGAAGACAAGAAGAACGTGAGTGTGGCACACATTAGCCAAAAGAGAAATGAATGACGATAAGTCACGATAACGGTATCATTAACTGACAAACATTTGCATAGGGAATATAAATTGTATCTTAACCATATTTTTCCCCCTctaagatgatgatgatgatgatggaggaaGAGGAATCACAACAACCCAAAGAAGACGAGCAGGCAGAAGGTATTGAAAGAGGATGAAGGATGTCCATATTGACGCATGTGATAATTCAAGGTGATTTGATATTGGAGCCCATCCAAGGGAATGGTAAACTAACTGAGAGGTTGTTAAGCAgcattaaataaaggttcaataaaataaaaaataaaaaatgaagaacaccttcctaatattgagtcgcaCCATCCTGActcatgttgattccaatgcttcccacagttgtgtcaagttggatggatgtcctttgggtggtggacccttcttgattcacacgggaaactgttgagcgtgaaaaaaatCTAGCAGTGTTGAAGTCTTGCCACAAACCGATGCGccaggcacctactaccgtaccccgttcaaaggcacttaaatcttttgtcttgcccattcaccctctgaatgacacacgcacacaatccatgtctcaattgtctcaaggcttgaaaatccttctttaaccggtctcattgccttcatctacactgattgaagtagatttaacaagtgacatccataagggatcacagctttcacctggatttacctggtcagtctatgtcatggaaagagcaggtgttcttaatgttttgtgtatgtATGTCAACCTTTTCTCAGACAAAACAGAGTGGCATACAGTACAGAACAAATCAAAAAATTCTTACACTGAATGTCAAGAAGCTACATAAAATACTTGTAATACTGGGTCTAACGTTGAGGAGTTCACCATTGTTGTATTGACACTCTACAAAGAACTGGTGTGATGTGTTCGTAGGAAAGCCCGAGGGGGATAAGAAGGGGGACAAGGCTGACAAGGCAGATGACAAGGTAAGGGGCTTTAACCGCCTGACATGCCCTGACGTCATGTATACAACTAACCACGTCCACATCAACAATAACACCCTGTTTGGTACATCAATACAATTAGTAGACAAACATCGGTGTATGTTTGCTGCAGAAAAAGAAGGAGATGGGAAACATGGGAAATCAGTCCCATTACTACCTGGCTCTGTACCGCTTCAAGGCCATTGAGAAAGACGACCTTGACTTCCAGTGAGTTTACAAAAATATTTCCTTATATTGTATGAATGCCGTTTTGTGTCCAATATTTCAGTCTCGTGAACGTTTTTAATCCAATTTCATGCAAATAGACAAACCTTTGTTTGTCTTTCAGTCCTGGTGATCGAATCACTATAATTGATGACGCCAATGAAGAATGGTGGAGGGTAAGGGTTCCTGAAAAAATGATCAAGCCAGCTGACAACGATCAAAACTAGCAATGGCTCGACCAACTCTTTGGCTGTACTTTCTAATTTGTTGTCGACGTCGTAAATAAGGCCTATTTCCTATTCTCAGGGGAAGATTGGTGAGAAGACAGGTTACCTCCCCACCAATTACATCATTAGAATAAAAACAGGGGAGAGGGTGTTCAAGGTGACACGGTCCGTCGTGGGAAACAGAGAGATGGGACAGATCACTCTGAAAAAAGACCAGGTAACAAACAGATGTGTCGCTGTTTGTCGGACCTGAGTCAAATACTATCACATACTTGAAAGTACTGTAATTTAGCTGTGCTTTATGTTTCTATGAAAATAACGTGTTGAGTTTTTCCTTTGTACAGGAAACTGATTTCAGCTTTATGATCATGATCAGTATGGATGGGTGTGTGCATGTGGACAGCGACTGTAATGACGgttgctactgtgtgtgtgtgtgtgtgtgtgtgtatgtgtgtgtgtgtgtgtgtgtgtgtgtgtgtgtgtgtgtgtgtgtgtgtgtgtgtgtgtgtgtctggtcttCTGCAACGATTACTGTACCTCTGTGGAGCCACAGCACCTTCCTCCATCCTCTTTGTGTTGTGTTGCAGATCGTGgtgaagaagggagaggaggtgaATGGCTATCTGAAGGTCAGCACCGGCCGCAAGCTGGGCTTCTTCCCCGCTGACCTGCTCCAGGAGATCTGAACCTTACCGGATCGCAACCACAACCATAGGACTTGGGTCACACCGTCACCAGGACCATAATCACACAATTCATCAAACCCAGTTCCAGTGAACACACGTGACCAGGCACCGCATTTTTATACTACCAATCTAGCACCACTATCATTTTCCACCTGTAGGCGCCTAGGTCTGATCTGGTGAGTCTGTAAGCTGTTTGAGGGCTGTAAAGGCTCAGAGAGGGCAAGGTTATTGAGTGTAACCTAATACTGCAGCCTCCCCAGCCTGTTGAACTGGGTCAGCTGGCCATGCAATCCGAGCTGGATGGAGAAATGTGTTAGCTAAGACCGTAAATGTGTGTGGTGGGAATTTAAAACGTTAACATGTTTGTGTCATTTTAACGTGATTTAAAACTGGACAACCTTAAACTAGATCTTCAGCAAGGTTCAAAAGGCAATGGCTGTAACTACTGTAAGCAGCTAGGATTTCTACATCATTTTTGTTATTCATTCAAACAAATgtatattttagaggctattgCTTACTGTCCCTGTAGTAGTTCCTTGTTTTTATATGCAGCTGAAATACTATTTTATTTTCCCCTTGATGTCAATGTTAAAAGGAGCTTGTTAAAGTGCATGCTGTcatttttttttgcatgggccCGTCTTTTATAATCATTGCCAAAACAATGTGCTTTGTATTTGAGGAATTTATATAGAGCAATAGCCTGTGCTGACACACAGACCCACATGCTTTTGCCAGACTAACGTAGGCCTATCATTGATGCAAGATTGTAACATTACAGTACAGCCATTTGTAATTCATGTTCTATTGAAATACCAACAGTGCAGTACCAAGTGCAGGCTTATCCCATGTATTGTCTTTCTTGATATGCATCCTTTCAAAACCTATAGAACTCTGGGATACCGTCATAGTAAACTTGAATGACTGACCATTGTGTAAACATGAAATCAATTCACAAGTAGAAATAATGTACTTTATTTTTTGTAGCAGTATTTTGCATTCACTGATTTGTGTGTGTCTACTATAATTCAGGACTCATATGCCTAACCTAAACTGCTAGGCCTTATCAGTTCAGCTTTTGTCTACAAAATAGTCATAACAGGTACTTATGTCATGTATCTTGATCCAGTGATGGggaccagagccatatatttattctaaatacatggctctgatgTTGACAACTAGTGATGTGCAGTTCGCAAACGATATTTATTTATGTCGTTATTTTTTAACTACTCTTTTTACCGACTCGAGagacattatttgtttttttgagTGACTCGTTAATTTTAGTCCTTCATTTcactttcttcctcttcttcttcctcttccccctTTTCTTCTACTTCTGCAGTATCATGTCATTCACACATTTTGTTTGTGAATGCCGCTACCTACCTAAATTTGCACCAACAACTAACCCTACACTTATTTGTATAACACTCTATTTTTTATCAtaaaaaatgcatgtaaaaacTGTCCAATTATGGAGAATATCCTAGCTCCATATATGAAATTAAGGAAATGCGTATATGGAGCATGTCTACTCCTTATATCTAATAAAATGTCAGATATACACGCTCCTTTGTGCCATGCCCTCCTTCACACTTCTTACATCTCCAAATCTccttcctacacactg
Encoded proteins:
- the LOC115166200 gene encoding SH3 and cysteine-rich domain-containing protein 3 is translated as MAQYDQLEDKHSVDIHDNPTTPDNIVKEEDNTVYFVYEEEVEVEEKEPEPEPVVILVNDKPHKFKDHYCKTPKFCDVCARMIVLNNKFALTCKNCKTNIHHSCQSYVEYQKCFGKIPPGFRRAYSSPLYSSDQTDAAHSNRNDPVFDTLRVGVVMANKERKKGSEDKKNMMMMMMEEEESQQPKEDEQAEGKPEGDKKGDKADKADDKKKKEMGNMGNQSHYYLALYRFKAIEKDDLDFHPGDRITIIDDANEEWWRGKIGEKTGYLPTNYIIRIKTGERVFKVTRSVVGNREMGQITLKKDQIVVKKGEEVNGYLKVSTGRKLGFFPADLLQEI